A window of Populus trichocarpa isolate Nisqually-1 chromosome 17, P.trichocarpa_v4.1, whole genome shotgun sequence genomic DNA:
taaggcttgtttggattagggTTTGGGCTCACTAGTAAATGTTTTGGATCACTTTTTGTAAATGGGTCAATTCAGCCCACAAGGGTAAATCTTGATGTGGAACAACCCAGAAACatcagcaaggacccattacatgtttcaAATGGTACAATGACTCATTTAAAGGTCCATTGTCCATTGTAAAGGTctaagacaaaggcattgaaagagacattgaatgcattggttttgaaggtttcaaccaagtcagaattgaaaggtccattggaGTATCAAAAAGAGGTCATAATACATCTTattcatgtgcaagaggggcccaatacaaccttatttggcccatgaggtgaggacaaccaagaaaacaaaagaatcctactacaacttggaaataACATGGGTGGctatcttttccttttgtttctaggattaatgggctgcatggaaggctataaataaaccttgaatcagttctgtaatactttacttccttctcttcttctcatggcagaacatggatttaatattaggggctttattttattttgttagctacagaccaaggcttgtttgggcttaattaatactttattttcagttaggatccaaggcttgtttgggcttaattaatactttattttcagttaggatccaaggcttgtttggattaagttatgggcttcagtttagggttttgggtcagttttgagtggatctcatataagtccacataaggggtccattaggtaATACGGTCCGTATGACCGTACGGAATGTCAAAtatgattttgaagagtttgttgacgAAAATGCAGATGCaggtgaagatgactatgattttgcatatGCTGGCCAAGGAATCAAGTCTGGACCGAACAGGGTtaggaggaatgtgaattttcATGGCATGGGGGATTATAAAGATATGGATGGGgacttggacaccattaaactgaaaatttctAACTTTCAAAGTAAAAACGATCCCGAGGCTTACTGGAATGGGACAAAaaggtagattggatttttttatttccatagctattctgaacaaaaatggtgaaattagtgataattgagtttacggagtatgcattgatttggtgggatcagatTGTAATCAGTAAGAGGAGGAATGAGGAGCGACCCGTTCAGACTTGGAGGGAGATgaaagttcttgaacaaactgaatctgacttatcgaagattaactgactTTGTGGTGTCATtcgacttcattccaataggTTTGGTGCCTTGGGacaagttttcattgtgtcacactcctattggATCTCTTTTGACTTTCCaggatcaaattttaatttttattgtgggTCACCACGTGATAACATATTCGCATCATAAGGTTCGTAATTGACTATGCGAGaattgcattatttttcttagttagtttaagattatttttcctaattgGATTAGtactcttttaatattttttttatccttgtttaagatgtttttacgtattataaatagggttatttagcttgtaaTTAGGTTTTTAGGGCTTTTCAGATtggtttattcaaaaattataattgtgtgTGAGATGTTTGCTTATACTTTTGGTTCTTCAAGAACTTTTCTTGAACTTGTCAAAGATCAACTATCTTTGTGGCGTTTTCTTATACTTCTAATTCAtgattatttataattgttgggtgggggttttatTCCAATAGTTTTGGTATCTAGGTTTAGGTAATCTTTATGTCAAGCTTTTATCAACCAcatctaattttagttttcttaagTTTGTTCTTTCTTACATGTGGGTTTAAGGGTTCTTACCCTTTGGGTTCGTATAAGTTTGTGTAGTGACTTTCAACAAAAAGTTGAGTGTATAGATAAAGACAATCACCACACATAAAATATCCTAAAGAATGTCTAGTTAATTACTTTTCTTGCATACCACAAGAAGACCAAGATTCTTACTTCTATATTAATGATGGAGATGATGTTTGGTTTAtgctttttttgtattaaaatctTTTACTTTCTCAAtaatttagcattttatttgtgttgaattattttaaattaaacttctCTTTAATCTTGACTCTTGACTATTTaggaatgttttaaaattttgaattatgtttATAGGCTTGATGTTTTGTTTGCATGGCATAGTTTGAAGAtctatatcttgatttatatcatGATGAAAGTTAAGACATGGTAAGAATGTCTAGTTGATGACCTTTTCTACATACCACCACAAGATCAAAATCCTTATTTCTATGTTAGTGATGGAGATGATGATTGATTTAtacttcttttatatttaaatcttgtactttctcaatattttagtattttatttaagatcaaCATCCTTATTTCTATGTTAATGGttaatgatgaagatgatgttttgatttatacttcttttgtatttaaatcttatactttctcaatattttggtattttgtttgtgttgaatcattttaagttaaagttctCTTTAGTCTTCACTATTGactatttatgataattttaaatctttaaaattatgcttagatgtttgatattttgttcatattgcataatttgaatttaatttgctttagatttgaattaaaatcatatatattaaattaatattttgaataatatatttatatatatgtgtgtgtgtgcgtgtgtgtgtgtagtacCTCACCTCGGAATGGAACGTTGAAATGcttcaaaaccaaaatttatcatTCCAATAAGAATAGAACACCAACcaaaatagaattgataaccttggtatttttcaataaatttgtaagtacacacacacatataaaggtcgtttatgttttttcatcatATATTAGGAAAGGCTAACCAACCCAATCTCCCTTGTGCTTTAGATCATTTGAAACTTAGTCCTAGTACTTGTAATTTTGAGTTTTACCTAATTTGGATCATATGAGATTGGATCCTTTTATTTGTCTCCATCTCtctattttaatgaaaaaatatataatcctttttttcttctctcattctttacctttctcttttttttcccctcttgcctcatcttttcttccttttctttccttctttaccAGCCTCTAACCACATCTTTGGCATCACTAGTCATCGACCACCATCACATCTACAAGGTTTTGCACGGGaacaaaaaagatatcaaaatacAGCACTGAAACACAtctttaagaaaacaaaacataaacaaataaagtttttgTTTAGATATATTATAAAACAAGGAAACAAGGAGGTCTAAGTTACTTTATATTTGTTAGGACTAACACAGTATATCTACTATACACTTGATCTTAAATACCAGGTCCTAAATCTTTACTAAGATCAAGAAATATCATAGTGGTTAGTCCCTCGTAAACAAAAGGTGGAGGGGAAAAAgaggaaaggaagagaaaaaaagaagaagaaaaagaaaacaaagagaagtgAAGGGTCACCGATTACAAGTCGAGGGAGAGAAGATCAATGGTGGTGGCTGGTGGCAAGTGAGGTTAAAGATACAACCAACAACTAGTGAGATGAAGAAGAGATAATAAGGAAGGGAAAGTAGagggaagagaaaagaaaggagaagaaaaaggaaatatatatatatagagagagagagagaagagagaggaaaaaaaataaaggaatttttatgtttttccatgAATGGAGACTTAGCTTTAAATGATTCGAAGtacaaaggataaaaatattacaattacaataacattacaaattataattataaaaaaaacaactaagttTCCTTGCAAAGTTACTATAATCACTCTTAGTAAACACTaagaattgcttttttttatatttttttttgtctttgaatgttttatgttttggtctttttttttaatttagccatTTGACATTACAATTACATCAATTTGGGTTTTGGGGGTTGTTTTGTCTATAAATAGGGACCTCAAGATGTCgaagaaatattttgttgctCAGTTGGTGCTtagttttgcaaaataaaattcaatttggtttatataaattaaagctCTAGGGACCAACTTTGAGACTTTGACAAATATTGAGCGCCTTTAATTTTGTCCTTTAGGGGCTGGGTTGCACGATcaaggaaaatatatttttttaaatttgatcattcaggttttgtttttagaaattgatttaattttttagtttggttgCCTAGATGTAGAGGTCTCGCAATATAAGGGAAAAGGTTCGGTACTTGGTTGATACCCAGTTTATCGAAATATACTTAGATTCTATTGATTAGACAATTAGGGCTTTAGGGACCAAATatggtgtttaaaaaaaatatggtggaATATAGTTAATGAGCATCGTTTCTTTGGTTGCAACACTATAGCGATGCATGCGACATCTCTGGTGATCGAACCAGGCCATCCAAAGTGGCTATAGATGCGGGCCATCTACTTCTTCCATATGGGGCAACAAATGTAGGGTTAATCACAATGGTTTGTCGGTAGTGGTGTTTTCTTCCATccttccctcttttctctctctccttcctcAGACTTCATGCTGCCCTatcaaaaattttgaattgtcatcttattttattattattttagatttgatccttattctttttatttttattttgttttgggtccttttgtaaattttttttttcaatttcaccctttaataaaaaaaattgaaagccatcctcttattttatttttcaaatttgatcatcattcttttaattactatttctttgttttggatcctttcatgaaattgattatttttataacccaaattttagccaaatatattcaaaaagtcttaaaaaaaaaagttttttcaatgCATTTCGACAATTCAAACACTTATTTAGCAATTGTTTGTTAGCCACTGTTGTATAAACAAAACATTTAGTGACAACTCTTCCTAGGTTTTGGGTTGGTTTTGATGAGCATAATATAGGCTTATCCAATTATTCATTGGCATGGCTTGGTAGACTATTAATAGTCACAAGTCTTAAGTGAGAGTAATTGGTTGTAGATATGTTAATTCACCTACTGTTATCGAAATTAATGGTAGCAATTAAGAGTGACAAAGATGACTTGGAATTTAAAATGGATAGGTTTAAGTTCAAACATCCACCTGAGTTTTAACTCTTTGCAGTTGACCTACCATCATCCATGTAGGTAGATCATTGGCAGATTAGACATAACAAACCATCAAGAATAGAAAACAAgcaacaatgcaacttatcttAGGTAAGATGTTTTAGGGTTATAGTATCTTTCCTTCAACATAATCAATCTCTACCTTAGAACTctaaagaccagttagggtttctagtgatcataatactaggtgatgatttttttttataagtttcaaACCTCTCTCACAAAAAGAGCCTTTACCTTTAGCAAAAAGGTGGGTCACCGCGATGTTATGTGCGATAGTTTTTATCCTTTAGCATAGGGTTGATTGGAAATTTGGCTTTGTGTTTATTCTCAATAAGGTGATCTTGGTTTCAAGACTTGATTCGTGAATTTGAAAACTTAACTCATGTTAACATTGGtcttttttagagtttttttttacactaattttcttttttcaattttgtcattcCACATTGGgtgtttcttttatattattgtatCCCGGTCCCATCATTGAACCGCAGATTTAAGGAGTCaacataggtttttttttttaaaaaaaatcaattctcttcaattttgtcctttagatttaggttgttttagatttgagATTCGTATTTTTTTCCTAACTTGTTTTATATTGAGTTATCTTATTCGCATGATCCGGGTCATGGAGTTTGGTTGGTTTGTCCGGTTTGCtggtttttttgttcctttttgtttattgactttttttttatttaatcattctACATTggatttgttgagaattgaactttattattttttatttactttctattaatttatcctgatctcatgacatAATTTGCATATTTGACATGTTCACTCAGGTTAgcttgggtatttttttttattttattttttcatattgagttgGCTAGGATCTGAGCTTcgtcatattttttctttcagtaacccttttttttattattattaaagttctcatgactttttttaaaatcatttcatttattatcggtacatgtttttatattatctaattaaGTTATACTAGTTTTAATTGAGTCTATGCCCTactcattagatttttttcacttcttcAAACACGGTTGCATTCcttaatagatatttttttggaGCAGAGTTGGCACTTGGCACACAgatctaataaaaacaaagtcctaaatgatttaaaatttaggGGAGGTTATGCCTGTTTAACCCATTGAGAATTACAAATACCAATTAAAAATGACATGGTTTCTAGGAaggttattatatataaaagaactacTTACCTGGTTGGCTCTTTAATGGCTATTCGCAAATCTATTACGGTCTTTGAGAAAGACGATGAGTAAAACGAtcattcttcctttctttcatttttttaaattaaaaataaaaaattgctatTTGATTAGCTCTTATTATCCTTCTTTATGGAAGTTTATTTGAGGTAATGTAAATTAGATAAATggttttgcatttaaaaattggaattaaaattttatatgacAAGAATCTTTGTTAAGGCatcgataaatataattataaaaacacaacaaaaattgtttcttgatttttaaatcatgattGTCCACTTTTAAtgaccaaaaaagaaaactcatgcacttagattttgattttttacagTCATAGTACTACTTCTTAACTTTTATAATAGAAATACTCCCTAATATTACTTAAATATaactctcttttatttctttttggtaacccggggtgtccgggccagcttacgtgcaccacaactaatccccggatccactgaacaccctgcaagcccaatAGACAGATAAGACACCACTCAAATCTTGTCTCTGCCGCTGGGCCACAAGCCTCGGTGCtaaatataacttaattatagtaataatagttgATATACACTGATAGATTAAAAAGATACAAATACAAAAGAATTTCTACTATATATCGATAGAAGcaaagaataattttaatttaccttTACTAGATAATTATTcgacaaacataaaaaaactaagctaCGTATGATTTATTTAGCGATACAAACCCTGGTATAGTGTTACTTAGTGTAATAATTTACATAAgtttcattagaaaaaaatctaCTTTGATTACTAGTTTTATTCTATTGTTACTCCCGATTTAGTGTtacttttgatgtttttgaaaattataaaatatcataatatttttttttaatcgtatgttatctttttaaaatatattttttataattattaagcATTATAAGACAAGATATACATCTCTTAAAAaacaaggaaggaaaaaaaagatattatgacCTATTgagtatttctttttatataacatAATTGTTGACCATAAAAATAGCCTAAAAGTAcctattgtttttataaatacatatttattaaactaatatatttttattcgtagtcattttataaatatagaCTAGTGTTTATTGAGATATaaacaatataattgaatttaaacttTAATAGTGAATTTAAATATCTAATATAAGAGTGTTAAATTTTATAAGACAAAATTCttgtgtatttattattttaaaaaaatatgttttttaattggatgGTTTTATTTacaccacttttttttttcaatctattatTTATTAGAGAGTAAAAATAACCTTATTTAATTGAATGTGTTTATTCcattttgttaaaatattaaaacaataaactttgaaatgaattttttttttgaaaaagaaagattataaaaaaaggaataaattatGACTAAATACTTATGACTTTCCattccaaaaataaaagtcttctaattttgttttacaaacttaacattaaattagtAGATATTACAAATTTTATGAAGAAGTTACTCAAagattctaaatttttatagatACTAATGATAGTGTACTATAAATCATATATCGTTACTAAtagtatattgttttttatgatgtaatgagttcataattaaaaatatatattaattttaaaaaatatggcaaTTATAGATATCAATACAAGTTTATCTTCTAAGATAtactacttaaaaaaatataaattgaaaagtataaaaccaatcaaagataaaataaattttttaaaatatagtttttttatagtcttttttcatcttattatttggatgaaagtaaaataaaataattattattttatgagttAAAAACTATAGAATTATTAAGACATATATTCTAAGATCATATTAATGATTTACCAAAAAAGATGGAATTTAAGTAACACCACCCTTGTAATTTCATGAATCATTGACTGTTTAATTATTAGGTTTCGTACTTTTgttacaaatttattattttaaagaacgttatttcttttctttgatccATCAATAGTAATTTGTTAAATATGCTTGAAGTTAAGAACTATAATAACTTCAAAGTACTATAGCAAGAACCCTATTTATAGAAATTCATACGTGGAAAGCTgccttgaagttaacaactCAGAATAcaattttgacaaaaatcattaaagaaaaaaaaaggcagaataataaaagagagaataaatgtcgaattattatatattgtaCATTGATTGATATCTCAAGCTGCTATGCAATACCGTAATCTTTGCAGCTTCTCTTGGATCTCCACAAATGTATGAAAAAACAGCAAGTAAGAAGCTCTCAAATTCTGTGCAATTCTCTCATTCTCAGATCAACAATGTCTCTCTGCTAGGGTTCTTCGCCCATAAAAATATCTCCCTTTTCTCTGCAATGGAAAATGAATAACTTCCGCTCATACACCTCATCACATTTCCGCCGTTTACCCAAATCCTTGTCTATCCGACGCAAAGTTCCCTGGTGGGACCAAATTCATGACCCTGGAAGTGAAATTGTTAGCAAATGGAACCACATTTTCCTTGTCGCGTGCATGATTGCAATGTTTCTTGACCCTCTTTATTTATACCTTCCCATTATCGGTGGCGATGCCTGCATGAAGATTGACATTGCCCTAGGCGTCTGGGTTACCTTCGCTCGCACCTTCAcggacttgttttttttcttacacaTTTTCATGAAGTTTAGGACAGCTTTTGTTGCACCAAGCTCTCGCGTTTTTGGTAGAGGAGAGCTTGTTATGGACCCTAGAGCCATTGCCATACGCTACCTGAAATCGAACTTTGTTGTTGATCTTGCTGCTGCCCTTCCTCTCCCTCAGGTTAGCCATACATACATTATATTCATAATCTATACCAAGGATTTTTCATGAGTTCCTATATTGCATCGACAATGAATAATGTAATAGTTTGTTCCTGGTTATGTTTCGGATTAGATTGTTGAAAGGGTAACATGattttcaatcatttaaaatattaaaagactgatttttttcttaaggaaaaaaaaataccttgttGATCCAATAACAACATTCTTGGTAAAgggttgaaaaatataaatgggATTCAGAATGAATTTCGGAATGAAATTGTGATTATTtagcaagaaaatgaaatggttattatattttaaaagaccactgctggtttttttcttggttctttAGGTTTGAAAATTCCAGTATTTGCAAAATATTCTACTGTGAATTTTGATGCAATCATGCCAACAACCTGCTCGTTTCTGTATCCGCTAAAATTTGTATTTGGTATGGAATGACAAGAACCTCATATTAATTTACTTTGAATATTGAATTGCTGGACACATTCTGTCATTTTCACAGGCTACTTGCCAGTTGAAATATGTATGATTGCGAATTACAGTTTTTAACTCAAAAGATTCTAATGATTCCAATTATGGTCATAAGGAAAACTATGCCTAATTTACAATGTCATTTCCACTACGTTTGTGACTAATGCTAAACTTTAAAGCTACAATCTTCTCCCACTATGGGAccattgattaatttttctgcCTTCAACTTAAAGTTCTAGACGCAATCATCTATTTATTATGCGTATTGGCAAATGATTTATGGATTGACGCaatcaacttaatttttctagGATTCATCATTGACTGTTCTATAGCCCAGCATGATATAGGGCTCGCTGTTTCTTACCTTGATTTGCTTGATTTTGACAGATTGTGATTTGGTTCATAATTACATCAGTGCTGAAAAATCCCACAGCTGCTCATGCTAACCACACTGTTTCTCTAATAGTTCTCATCCAATACATTCCTCGATTTTTTGTTATGATACCTCTGAATCGACGGATTGTTAAGACTACTGGTGTTATAGCCAAGACTGCGTGGTCCGGGGCAGCTTATAATCTCCTTCTCTATGTACTTGCTAGCCATGTAAGCACCAATTAGTTACCACTCCACtttgtttcaaaaattaatttatgaaatgttttccTACTAATTAAGCTAAGACAGTGTGACATCAGTGATATTTTGTAGAGTAAATGAAATCCTGTATCAAGGCCTTGCTCATTTTATTTCTGTTATCATCATGGTCAGTGCAGGTTTTAGGAGCTATATGGTATCTGGCATCAATTCAGAGGCAGCATCACTGCTGGAACATACAATGTAAAAATGAGAGGAACCGCACACCAGCTTGCATCTCTCTATTTCTTGACTGTAGTGCTAAGGATAACCCTGCACGACAAGCTTGGCTTACAACCACTAATCTGCTCACAAATTGTGATGCccaaaatgatgaaaattttcAGTTTGGGATGTTTGCCGAAGCCTTTACAAATCATGTTGCTGAAGCATCTTTCATAGATAAATATTTCTATTGTCTTTGGTGGGGCTTAAGAAACTTAAGGTACGGTTAGTTTCTATCTCCCTTTTAATTTCCGGTTTAATCTGATGCAGCTATCTGTTTCCTATTCTTAATTTGTGAATTTGTTTATGATTCTGGAGGCCACTAATGCTGAGTAACAAGACCAAGGAgcattaatattctttttagttttagtttttgacATAAGCTTTTCCTTGTTGCAAAGCTTTTTTTCTCACTAAATTTCTTGTTAACTGTTCTATAGTAATAGATAGTTTTGTCTCTTGAAGTTAATTGGgaacagattttaattcaaAGATTTTCTATGGCAGTTGataaatgtaaatatttaacaagTATGCCAAGAATAATACTCTCGGTTTCTAGAGATTAAGAATTGTGGTGATGATATTTCATTTGGTTCAATGAAAAACATGACAGCAATTTCACTGCTCTccttaaactttgatttctcTCCCTCTATTCCAAGCTAGCTGACCTgcaattgatattttaccaagtatatattattgaaatactgtttttgatgtttttgctaATAAAGTTTTCGTTCATTTTGTGCTGAGCAGTTCGTATGGACAAAATTTGATGACAAGTACCTATGAAGGTGAAACACTATTCAGCATTGGCATCTGTATTATGGGTCTAGTTCTGTTTGCTCATCTCATAGGCAATATGCAGGTATCTATAATGCACTAACGTTCCTTTATCTTCTAATCTctgcttaaaataaaattttagaagactATTTTATTACTTGCTATGTAGCCGGTGTTTTGTTCGTGCACAATCTATTACTTGTACATCTATACAACATCTTTTACTTGCCAGAAAAGTAGAGGAAATCTTGTGGCATGAGTGAGAGTGTGattgaaataatttgattaCTCTAATTTTAATCCACTGTTATTCCCCTGAAGACATATATGCAATCCGCGTCTGCTAGATTGGAAGAATGGAGGATTAGGCGAAGAGATACAGAGGAATGGATGAGGCACCGTCAATTACCTCCAGAGTTGCAAGAACGTGTTCGCCGTTTTGTTCAATACAAATGGTTAGCTACGAGAGGTGTAGACGAAGAAAGCATCTTGAAGTCCTTACCTATGGATATCCGACGTCAGATTCAACGGCATCTTTGTCTGGCCCTTGTTCGACGCGTGAGTTTTC
This region includes:
- the LOC18107259 gene encoding probable cyclic nucleotide-gated ion channel 16, whose product is MNNFRSYTSSHFRRLPKSLSIRRKVPWWDQIHDPGSEIVSKWNHIFLVACMIAMFLDPLYLYLPIIGGDACMKIDIALGVWVTFARTFTDLFFFLHIFMKFRTAFVAPSSRVFGRGELVMDPRAIAIRYLKSNFVVDLAAALPLPQIVIWFIITSVLKNPTAAHANHTVSLIVLIQYIPRFFVMIPLNRRIVKTTGVIAKTAWSGAAYNLLLYVLASHVLGAIWYLASIQRQHHCWNIQCKNERNRTPACISLFLDCSAKDNPARQAWLTTTNLLTNCDAQNDENFQFGMFAEAFTNHVAEASFIDKYFYCLWWGLRNLSSYGQNLMTSTYEGETLFSIGICIMGLVLFAHLIGNMQTYMQSASARLEEWRIRRRDTEEWMRHRQLPPELQERVRRFVQYKWLATRGVDEESILKSLPMDIRRQIQRHLCLALVRRVPFFAQMDDQLLDAICERLVSSLNTKDTFIVREGDPVNEMLFIIRGQLESSTTNGGRSGFFNSITLRAGDFCGEELLTWALMPTSRLNLPVSTRTVKALSEVEAFALRAVDLKFVAKQFKRLHSKKLQHAFRYYSHQWRTWGACYIQSAWRRYTRRKLQMELARQESLFYSQVMEGEVEYYYSDEGGDERPLVDHSNNGSHLGATMLASKFAANTRRGVGHQKLPRPDDSTLEMPKFFKPEEPDFYAEHEDS